The DNA window AACAGTGTTATTTTGCTGCCATCCAGTGAGGATTCCGAGCCGGTACCTCTCGATGCAGTGAGAATAATTGGAGTTGTCGAAAGGGTTATAAAGAACATTTAGCGCAAGGGGGGTATTTATGGCCGAGAAAACCGGAATCAAAGAGCCTGCTCCCAAAAAAGAGAAAAAGAAAAAGGATCGTCGACGCGGAAAAGGCGAAGGAACCATCGTTCCACACGCAAGCGGCCTTTTTATGGCTCAGATTAGTCTTGGAAGGGACCCCGTAACTGGTAAGCGAATAAGGCCGACTATTTATGATGACTCGGAAGTGGGAGTTCAGAAGAAGTTAAGAAAACTTCTAATCAAAAAAGACCTGGGAAAGAGCGTTAAACCCAATAAGACTTTGGTTGGAGAGTGGATTAGGATTTGGTTAGATATATATTCTAAGCCAAATGTCGGCATTGGCACATGGGACGGGTACGATCTAAACTTTACTAATCATATCGAAAATAGTTTTATTGCCAGAAAAACAATGTCGGAATTAACAACAGATGATCTTCAGGTTTATTATAATATGAAACTACTAAACGGTAGAAAAGATGGGAAAGGGGGTCTTTCTACTAGATTCGTTAAAGCTATCCACACCGTAATAAATTCTGCTTTTGATCAAGCGGTAACAAGTAACCACCTCGAAAAAAATCCGGCCTCTGGAGTGAGGCTTCCTAGAAAAAAGAGACCAAAAATAAAAATTTGGAACAAGGAGCAAATGACACTCTATTTAAACATTATTAAAAAAGATAGATTATACGCTGCATTTGTCACAGAGTCTAAGAGCGGGCTGAGAAAAAGCGAACTTCTCGCATTAAGGTGGAACGATATCGACTTTTCCACAGGCTTAACAAAAATAGAACACGGATGGGTTCGGTCTCCTAAGGGGACACTCTACCTCAGCGAATTAAAGAGCGATGATTCAGAAAGAACGTTGGTGTTTTCTCCGGAGCTATTAAAAGTTTTGTTGGAACACAAAATAAGACAGGATGAAGAGAAGAAGGCTGCTGGCAAAAATTACATTGATAATGGCTTGGTGTTCTGCCGTAAGGATGGCAGCTATATTAATCCCAGCACCTTTACAACACGCCATTACGATTTAACAACTAAAGCCAATCTGCCTAATTTACCTAAAATATCGGTGCATGCGTTGAGACACTCAATTTCAACTGCTCTACTGGAGAGCGGCAAAGTTGATCTTAAGCAGATTCAAGAGATGCTGGGACACAAGGATATCTCTACCACAGGAAACTATTACACCGATGTATTAGAGAGGATGAAGCAAAAAACAAGCAAGATTGTAGATGAACTGATTCCTGTGGAAGAGATTCCCGCTCAAGCGCCACCACCAGCCCAGGCTCAAGTAAGTGATTTGCTTGATGAAAGCATTGAAACCGATAACGTTATCGACTTTGCCTCAAAACGCAATGAAAAACTATTTATAGCATCCACTGGACAGAGAAAAAAAGAAAAGGTTCAAAAACCTTAAAAATGCTGAAAAATCCTCAGTCGCATTGAAACGACTGAGGATTTTTAATGATAAAAAGTAAAATGGCTGTACATTGGCTGTACAGCTTTTAAAAAGAAAAGGCTCAAAAGCCTTAAAAATGCTGGTGCGGACGAGAGGACTTGAACCTCCATGAGCGTACACTCACTAGTACCTGAAACTAGCGCGTCTGCCAGTTCCGCCACGTCCGCGTGACAATGTTTATTATATGAAAACTGAGCCGACTTGTCAATAGACTATTTTAAATCCGTTTATAAAAATATATGCTAAAATAAATTTACTTTAAAAGCTTGTACACAACTCTCTCTTCCTGTGCATACATTAAAGAGAAGGCAAATAGGGAGTGAGTAGTATGAAGAATGATGAATTGTACGCAAAACTAAAAATATTACTGGATTTTGTCGAGCGCGAAGCCGAAAAACCACTCGAAGATTACAACTATGAGGTTAGGATATGGAGCAAAGGGTACCAAAAAGCGATGATTACCATCAAAGATTATATTTGGAATATCTTTAATTCCAGTAATTGAAGTATGGGATGTAGACCGTTCGGAAAAGTACAAAAAAGCCCTATCAGCTGATAGGGCTACATATCAATAAATTATTACTTCGCTGTAAGATGGTATTCGTTGAGAAGCTCGTCCAGTCTTTGGCTTAAACTAATCACTTCCGGGTCGGTAAGAGGCTTTCTCTTACCTAATTGATTAAGCTCTTTTCTCATATCCTCAATGAGCCTAAGCAATTGCTGGTTCCACATAGATTTGACTCCCTTTCTATATGATAACAGATAATAGCCTAACAAAAATATTTTACAAAATCTGACCCAATTAGTCCATAGGATATTTCGTCGAATAAAGTAAAATTTTCGCCTTTTCTTTTATCTCTTCATAGATATGCTTAAGGGGTTCTCCGGTCAGCCGGGCCAGCCGGCGGCAATCTTCGTACTCTGGGCTGACCGTGCAGGCTCTCCCTTCCATAAAAGCCACCTTGACTTTCGCTGAACCGTAGTTTGTTTCAACAGTGAGTAGCTCATAAGGAAGCATATATTTTTTGATCGGATAAACCCGTAATCCTATGGTGGTCGTCTCTTGGAAAAGAATCCTGCGCATTTCCTCCAGTTTATGATAGGGAGTCTGCACCGTCAGCAGTACAGCGGGACGGTTTTTTTTCATCTGGATAGTCTGGATATAGACATCCATGGCTCCCGCTTGGAAGAGTTTTTCAAAGAGATAATCGTAACACTCCGGGTTCATATCGTCGATATTCACTTCCAGGGTTAATGCCTCCCCTTCCCGAATCCCCTCCTGCCCTTTATCCTCATTGGCCAGCTCTCCGATGGTCAGCCTTAATAGGTTGGGGATGGTTAAATCTTTCACTCCTGCACCATAGCCGATTCTCTCTACTCTAATTTTAGGGAATGGACCAAACTCCCGGCAATAGGCGGTTACTATGGCAGCTCCGGTGGGAGTGGCCAGCTCTCCTTCCACATCCTGAGCATAGATCGGAACCCCGGTCAATAATTCCAAGGTAGCTGGAGCAGGTACGGGCAGCAGCCCATGAGCCGCCTTAACAAAGCCTTTCCCTACATGAATTGGCGAAGCAAACACCCTTTCAATCCCCAAACGCCAAAAGCCTATGACTGCCCCGACAATATCCACAATAGCGTCGACTGCGCCGACTTCATGAAAATGAATCTGTTCGATGTCGGTGCCATGAATCTTCGCTTCAGCTTTTCCTAAACGGGTAAATATCTCTAAACTCTTCTCTTTAACCTGGGGAGGCAAAGCACTTCTGCCAATAATTGCCTGAATATCCGACAGATGGCGATGGACATGGCCTTCCAAAGCGTGAACATGGATCTGGGTACCCCTGATTCCCTGTTTAAGAACTTTCTGTTCATACAACTCATATTCATCCAAATCCAAGCCGGCCAAATCCCTCTGCAAAAGATTAAAATCCAATCCTGCATCAACCAGGGCGCCCAAAAGCATATCCCCGCTGATCCCGGAGAAACAATCCAGATAAGCTGCTTTCATATTTTCATTCTCCTTAAACAAATACTCTTGCAAATTAATTTGTGCTGAACTATACTGGGGCAGGCTAATGAATCTTTAC is part of the Desulfitobacterium chlororespirans DSM 11544 genome and encodes:
- a CDS encoding site-specific integrase; amino-acid sequence: MAEKTGIKEPAPKKEKKKKDRRRGKGEGTIVPHASGLFMAQISLGRDPVTGKRIRPTIYDDSEVGVQKKLRKLLIKKDLGKSVKPNKTLVGEWIRIWLDIYSKPNVGIGTWDGYDLNFTNHIENSFIARKTMSELTTDDLQVYYNMKLLNGRKDGKGGLSTRFVKAIHTVINSAFDQAVTSNHLEKNPASGVRLPRKKRPKIKIWNKEQMTLYLNIIKKDRLYAAFVTESKSGLRKSELLALRWNDIDFSTGLTKIEHGWVRSPKGTLYLSELKSDDSERTLVFSPELLKVLLEHKIRQDEEKKAAGKNYIDNGLVFCRKDGSYINPSTFTTRHYDLTTKANLPNLPKISVHALRHSISTALLESGKVDLKQIQEMLGHKDISTTGNYYTDVLERMKQKTSKIVDELIPVEEIPAQAPPPAQAQVSDLLDESIETDNVIDFASKRNEKLFIASTGQRKKEKVQKP
- a CDS encoding aspartyl-phosphate phosphatase Spo0E family protein encodes the protein MWNQQLLRLIEDMRKELNQLGKRKPLTDPEVISLSQRLDELLNEYHLTAK
- the larC gene encoding nickel pincer cofactor biosynthesis protein LarC, whose protein sequence is MKAAYLDCFSGISGDMLLGALVDAGLDFNLLQRDLAGLDLDEYELYEQKVLKQGIRGTQIHVHALEGHVHRHLSDIQAIIGRSALPPQVKEKSLEIFTRLGKAEAKIHGTDIEQIHFHEVGAVDAIVDIVGAVIGFWRLGIERVFASPIHVGKGFVKAAHGLLPVPAPATLELLTGVPIYAQDVEGELATPTGAAIVTAYCREFGPFPKIRVERIGYGAGVKDLTIPNLLRLTIGELANEDKGQEGIREGEALTLEVNIDDMNPECYDYLFEKLFQAGAMDVYIQTIQMKKNRPAVLLTVQTPYHKLEEMRRILFQETTTIGLRVYPIKKYMLPYELLTVETNYGSAKVKVAFMEGRACTVSPEYEDCRRLARLTGEPLKHIYEEIKEKAKILLYSTKYPMD